A DNA window from Halostella salina contains the following coding sequences:
- a CDS encoding nitrous oxide reductase accessory protein NosL encodes MTTHDYCDDGTNGRTDSGNDGPTRRRLIGIAGTAAAVGIAGCLGGSDDNAAAPAAVDVPANAECDVCGMVITRHPGPTTEVFYADEQPNGHDNPARFDSTWEAFQFDFEREDWTREAFYVTDYSTVDYEVRTDGGQQLISTHTTADAFVDATEVTFVVASEVVGAMGRDLIAFSDRADAEAFRSDHGGELAAFDDVTPAMIAELGM; translated from the coding sequence ATGACAACTCACGACTACTGTGACGACGGGACGAACGGGCGAACCGACAGCGGGAACGATGGACCGACGCGCCGACGGCTGATCGGCATCGCGGGTACGGCCGCGGCAGTCGGGATCGCAGGCTGTCTGGGCGGGAGCGACGACAATGCGGCCGCACCCGCGGCGGTCGACGTGCCAGCGAACGCCGAGTGCGACGTCTGCGGGATGGTGATCACCAGGCATCCCGGTCCGACCACGGAAGTGTTTTACGCCGACGAGCAGCCAAACGGGCACGACAACCCGGCGCGGTTCGACAGCACGTGGGAGGCGTTCCAGTTCGACTTCGAGCGCGAGGACTGGACACGCGAGGCGTTCTACGTCACCGACTACTCGACCGTCGACTACGAGGTCCGCACGGATGGCGGCCAGCAGCTCATCTCCACGCACACGACCGCCGACGCGTTCGTGGACGCGACAGAGGTCACGTTCGTCGTCGCCTCGGAGGTGGTCGGCGCGATGGGACGGGACCTCATTGCGTTCTCGGACCGCGCCGACGCGGAGGCGTTCCGGTCCGACCACGGCGGGGAACTGGCGGCGTTCGACGATGTGACGCCGGCGATGATCGCCGAGCTCGGGATGTGA
- a CDS encoding ABC transporter permease subunit: protein MRRRDRVFAVVDRELRTLLRSRTVVAVAAVFAAVVVGLGGVARGSPGGYVSLTYDLLLPVEVLVPTLAFAYVYRSVRGDDERGELAVIRTYDVSRADYVLGVFVGRTAALLVVVLASLGAAGAVASLGTGPTSSFFATHSAGDTLVVYARFVLFAAVYAVVVAALALAVSAATRTKREALAAAVGVLLAVAVGIDLLLVTLVSADVVGGGAIAGLNGLSPASGFRGLVLELAIRPALAEPPAAATASPVVSALGLLTWVVAALGLATAAVWPDVS from the coding sequence ATGCGGCGACGCGACCGCGTGTTCGCCGTCGTCGACCGGGAGCTCAGGACACTCCTCCGCAGTCGGACGGTCGTCGCCGTCGCCGCCGTCTTCGCCGCGGTCGTCGTCGGTCTCGGCGGCGTGGCGCGGGGGTCTCCCGGCGGCTACGTGTCGCTGACGTACGACCTGCTGTTGCCGGTTGAAGTGCTGGTGCCGACGCTGGCGTTCGCGTACGTCTACCGGTCCGTGCGCGGCGACGACGAGCGGGGCGAACTGGCCGTGATCCGGACGTACGACGTGTCGCGGGCGGACTACGTGCTCGGCGTGTTCGTCGGCCGCACGGCCGCCCTGCTGGTGGTCGTGCTGGCCTCCCTCGGCGCTGCCGGGGCCGTCGCCAGCCTCGGGACCGGACCCACGTCCTCGTTCTTTGCGACCCACTCCGCCGGGGACACGCTCGTGGTCTACGCGCGCTTCGTGCTCTTCGCCGCGGTGTACGCGGTCGTCGTCGCCGCGCTCGCGCTCGCCGTCTCGGCGGCGACGCGGACGAAGCGCGAGGCGCTCGCCGCCGCCGTCGGGGTGCTGCTCGCCGTCGCGGTCGGGATCGACCTGCTGCTCGTCACGCTCGTCTCCGCCGACGTGGTCGGCGGGGGCGCGATCGCGGGCCTCAACGGACTGAGCCCCGCAAGCGGCTTCCGCGGGCTGGTGCTCGAACTCGCGATCCGGCCCGCGCTCGCGGAGCCGCCCGCTGCTGCGACGGCATCACCCGTCGTGAGCGCTCTCGGTCTGCTGACGTGGGTCGTCGCCGCGCTCGGCCTTGCGACCGCGGCGGTGTGGCCCGACGTATCGTAG
- the pyk gene encoding pyruvate kinase, whose protein sequence is MRNAKIVCTLGPASESRSTIRELADAGMSVARLNASHGSREDRAAVIDRIREVDDATKDPLAAMVDLQGPEIRTAPLDDSIFLEEDTEVRFVQGDHANSEEVGLSLPIEGVGEGDRILLDDGRIQTTVLRTEGDAVVAHVDDGGELPGRKGVNIPGVDLNLDVVTENDRKDLELAAEKNADFVAASFVRDADDVYEVSEVLEELDADIPIIAKIERAGAVENLEEIVDAAYGVMVARGDLGVECPMEDVPMIQKRIIRTCRDAGVPVITATEMLDSMVSARRPTRAEASDVANAVIDGTDGVMLSGETAIGDHPVRVVEAMDRIVRQVERSEEYAELREQRVPTAGDARTDAIARSARYLARDIGADAIVAASESGYTALKTAKFRPAVPVVASTPNDRVRRQLALSWGVNPQYAPLADEGADAVIENAVGAALSAGVAESGDTVVVLSGMMTELEGASTTNMLKVHVAAETLVTGRSVVVGRVVGPVAGSADGDLSAVPEGAILALDESFEGEFDGDAEKLGGIVDAASGMTGYPALVARELGIPMISGAALDAADGTVVTLDAERGVVYEGDVEAAQADRPR, encoded by the coding sequence ATGAGAAACGCGAAGATCGTCTGTACGCTCGGCCCGGCCTCCGAGTCCCGGTCGACCATCCGGGAGCTGGCCGACGCGGGCATGTCCGTCGCGCGCCTGAACGCGAGCCACGGCTCGCGCGAGGACCGCGCCGCCGTCATCGACCGCATCCGCGAGGTCGACGACGCCACGAAGGACCCCCTGGCCGCGATGGTCGACCTGCAGGGCCCCGAGATCCGCACCGCACCGCTCGACGACTCCATCTTCCTCGAAGAGGACACCGAGGTCCGGTTCGTGCAGGGCGACCACGCGAATTCCGAGGAGGTCGGCCTCTCGCTCCCCATCGAGGGCGTCGGCGAGGGCGACCGCATCCTGCTCGACGACGGCCGGATCCAGACCACCGTCCTGCGCACCGAGGGCGACGCGGTCGTCGCACACGTCGACGACGGCGGCGAACTCCCCGGCCGGAAGGGCGTGAACATCCCCGGCGTCGACCTGAACCTCGACGTGGTCACGGAGAACGACCGGAAGGACCTCGAACTCGCCGCCGAGAAGAACGCCGACTTCGTCGCCGCCTCGTTCGTCCGCGACGCCGACGACGTGTACGAGGTCAGCGAGGTGCTGGAGGAACTCGACGCCGACATCCCGATCATCGCGAAGATAGAGCGCGCGGGGGCCGTCGAGAACCTGGAGGAGATCGTCGACGCGGCCTACGGCGTGATGGTCGCCCGCGGCGACCTCGGCGTCGAGTGCCCGATGGAGGACGTGCCGATGATCCAGAAGCGGATCATCCGGACGTGCCGGGACGCGGGCGTGCCGGTCATCACGGCGACGGAGATGCTCGACTCGATGGTCTCCGCGCGGCGGCCGACCCGCGCCGAGGCCTCCGACGTGGCCAACGCCGTCATCGACGGCACGGACGGCGTGATGCTGTCCGGCGAGACGGCGATCGGCGACCACCCGGTGCGCGTCGTCGAGGCGATGGACCGCATCGTCCGGCAGGTCGAGCGGAGCGAGGAGTACGCCGAACTCCGCGAGCAGCGCGTGCCGACGGCCGGGGACGCCCGCACCGACGCGATCGCCCGGTCGGCCCGGTACCTCGCGCGGGACATCGGTGCCGACGCCATCGTCGCGGCCAGCGAGTCCGGCTACACCGCGCTCAAGACCGCGAAGTTCCGGCCCGCGGTCCCCGTCGTCGCGTCGACGCCGAACGACCGCGTCCGCCGCCAGCTCGCGCTGTCGTGGGGCGTCAACCCCCAGTACGCGCCGCTGGCCGACGAGGGGGCCGACGCCGTCATCGAAAACGCCGTCGGCGCGGCGCTGTCCGCCGGCGTCGCCGAGAGCGGCGACACCGTCGTCGTCCTCTCGGGGATGATGACCGAACTTGAGGGCGCGAGCACGACGAACATGCTGAAGGTCCACGTCGCCGCCGAGACGCTGGTGACCGGCCGGAGCGTCGTCGTCGGCCGCGTCGTCGGCCCGGTCGCTGGCTCGGCCGACGGGGACCTGTCGGCCGTGCCCGAGGGAGCGATCCTCGCGCTCGACGAGTCGTTCGAGGGCGAGTTCGACGGCGACGCGGAGAAACTCGGCGGTATCGTCGACGCCGCGTCCGGGATGACCGGCTACCCGGCGCTGGTCGCCCGGGAACTCGGCATCCCGATGATCAGCGGGGCGGCGCTCGACGCCGCGGACGGGACGGTCGTCACGCTCGACGCCGAACGCGGCGTCGTCTACGAGGGCGACGTGGAGGCCGCACAGGCCGACCGACCGCGGTGA
- a CDS encoding YqaA family protein, with product MGTVAGVAAQLFGPALPASSIAAELFGPDFSAFRAAVETATGVSGLVLILVYSFLIAFILPLPSEVVLFPGYAGMGFGLPQSVDFALILLTSGIGKAAGSVFAFHIGQEAKQSGPVIRALRNSRFDVVSWSENRTVELAREYGYAGLALALCVPGFPDTISIYAFAVLERDYYRFAAATFAGSVGRLLLTMGGIGLGISVLGL from the coding sequence ATGGGGACCGTGGCGGGCGTCGCGGCCCAGCTGTTCGGCCCAGCCCTCCCCGCTTCGAGCATCGCGGCCGAATTGTTCGGCCCGGACTTCAGCGCCTTCCGCGCGGCCGTCGAGACGGCGACCGGCGTGAGCGGGCTCGTGTTGATCCTCGTCTACTCGTTTCTGATCGCCTTTATCCTCCCGTTGCCGAGCGAGGTCGTTCTCTTCCCGGGGTACGCCGGGATGGGGTTCGGTCTCCCCCAGAGCGTCGACTTCGCGCTGATCCTCCTCACGAGCGGCATCGGCAAGGCGGCCGGGAGCGTGTTCGCGTTCCACATCGGACAGGAGGCCAAACAGTCGGGACCGGTGATCCGCGCGCTCCGGAACTCCCGGTTCGACGTGGTGTCGTGGTCGGAGAACCGGACGGTCGAACTCGCCCGCGAGTACGGCTATGCGGGGCTCGCCCTCGCGCTCTGTGTCCCTGGCTTCCCCGACACCATCTCCATCTACGCGTTCGCGGTGCTGGAACGCGACTACTACCGGTTCGCTGCGGCTACCTTCGCCGGGAGCGTCGGCCGCCTGCTCCTCACCATGGGCGGGATCGGGCTCGGTATCTCCGTGCTCGGCCTGTAG
- a CDS encoding ABC transporter ATP-binding protein has product MTETPTDAPLTLDAASFAFGDVTVLDDAGVELRAGDLTALVGPNGSGKTTVLELLAGLRAPDSGAVGRPTGTARPVAYLPQQPRFRAGFSVAETLGFYARLVDAEVDTDALLERVGLGDARDRPVTALSGGMTRLLGVAQALVGDPPALVLDEPTSGLDPDVADHIFDVVEAIAADDRLVVIASHDLAAIEERADRVLALGGGEFVLDGPPAALCDATDSDSLREAFSASVGGEARGAVDVRAARSGGDE; this is encoded by the coding sequence ATGACCGAGACGCCGACCGACGCGCCGCTGACGCTCGACGCTGCGTCGTTTGCCTTCGGCGACGTGACGGTGCTCGACGACGCCGGGGTCGAACTTCGGGCGGGCGACCTGACGGCGCTCGTCGGGCCGAACGGCTCCGGGAAGACGACGGTGCTCGAACTGCTCGCCGGCCTCCGCGCGCCGGACTCGGGCGCGGTCGGTCGCCCGACCGGGACCGCTCGTCCGGTCGCGTACCTCCCGCAGCAACCCCGGTTCCGGGCGGGCTTCAGCGTCGCCGAGACGCTTGGATTCTACGCCCGCCTCGTCGATGCCGAGGTCGACACGGACGCGCTGCTGGAGCGGGTCGGCCTCGGCGACGCGCGGGACCGCCCCGTGACCGCACTCTCCGGCGGAATGACCCGGCTGCTCGGCGTCGCCCAGGCGCTCGTCGGCGACCCGCCGGCGCTCGTGCTCGACGAGCCAACGAGCGGCCTCGACCCGGACGTCGCCGACCACATCTTCGACGTCGTCGAGGCGATCGCGGCCGACGACCGACTCGTCGTCATCGCGTCCCACGACCTCGCTGCCATCGAAGAGCGCGCCGACCGCGTCCTCGCGCTCGGCGGCGGCGAGTTCGTCCTCGACGGGCCGCCGGCGGCGCTGTGCGACGCGACCGACAGCGACAGCCTCCGCGAGGCGTTCTCCGCGTCGGTCGGTGGGGAAGCCCGTGGAGCGGTCGACGTTCGGGCTGCACGCTCGGGAGGTGACGAGTGA
- a CDS encoding NfeD family protein — protein sequence MAPTLLQILGDGGSLPLLLTIAGFVLVVLEAFAPGAHFIVLGVALLLAGLLGLALGSLATPLVLAGLVFVIGAATLFIYREFDFYGGKESGRTSDSDSLSGKVGRVTERVTETGGQVKLQDAGFNPYYQARSLDGEIPEGEEVIVVDPGGGNVVTVQSLEADHRDDIDRELARERTDPAERAAPDGDGSDAARTDDATDRAEGDTGVDDPGATDEETDTEPESTG from the coding sequence ATGGCTCCGACGCTACTGCAGATCCTCGGTGACGGGGGCAGTCTTCCACTCCTCCTGACTATCGCCGGGTTCGTCCTCGTCGTTCTGGAGGCGTTCGCTCCGGGTGCACACTTCATCGTCCTCGGCGTGGCGCTGCTCCTGGCCGGGCTGCTCGGTCTCGCGCTCGGGAGCCTCGCGACGCCGCTGGTGCTCGCGGGGCTGGTGTTCGTCATCGGCGCGGCGACGCTGTTCATCTACCGCGAGTTCGACTTCTACGGCGGGAAGGAGTCGGGGCGGACGAGCGACTCTGACTCCCTCTCGGGGAAGGTCGGGCGCGTCACGGAGCGCGTCACCGAGACCGGAGGGCAGGTGAAACTGCAGGACGCCGGCTTCAACCCGTACTACCAGGCCCGGAGCCTCGACGGCGAGATACCGGAGGGCGAGGAGGTCATCGTCGTCGACCCGGGCGGCGGCAACGTCGTCACGGTCCAGTCGCTCGAAGCCGACCACCGCGACGACATCGACCGCGAACTCGCGCGCGAGCGAACCGACCCCGCGGAGCGCGCCGCGCCCGACGGCGACGGGAGCGACGCGGCGCGGACCGACGACGCGACTGACCGCGCCGAGGGGGACACAGGCGTCGACGACCCCGGCGCAACCGACGAGGAGACCGACACCGAACCGGAATCGACGGGGTAG
- a CDS encoding NosD domain-containing protein, producing the protein MLGRDLTVLLAVTLLALSYSLVVPVPGGEGLEPAPFEDTYDLGLTGTDIREADERGLSVPRVEAYYSGFEYVVGFNGIGSYVAEQSRTGHQRQFGRTVAVFVSDYTDTNATLTDEGYLQTTRYAGFVPADGTFVVVDSRARLPSGRIAVPFSERAAAESFADEYGGRVVPWSEVASAADPGNPLTRERFRSAVENRSTWADDTVASARSLRDRPTAVVVGRDAPTIEAAVAEAPPNTTVEVPAGTYRTDGLAVNKSVTIEGVGPATHIRGDGNGTVVRINADRVGLVDLRIDGVGDVGSRRAELNESQLEDLGWSENVELAYGRGDAAVALSAANRSLVEDVAIDTPASGIIVLHSRGTVIRDVDLNLSGGTEAGFMGLVAMYDEIVVEDSRFRGGRDGIYTHRSDGIVVRDNEFSGGRFGVHEMYTSGSLVRNNTVRDERTGIIIMTRPTGNLVVGNDVRDSEIGLSVAGSNSYYAGNVLADNGRGLDVLGRQSLIERNTIVANGIGIRSGSGLPTNLVTDNDIVDNRQAVTAGRGPLRVWTVTGAGNYWGPMPSADGDGDGMYDRTYRPTGGVDRLLQDTAGSWTLARSPAIGLERGVEDSVPGLRSTGVIDTAPRVRPARPDVLTTVRGTTNATAGGGDA; encoded by the coding sequence ATGCTCGGGCGCGACCTGACGGTGCTGCTCGCCGTCACGTTGCTCGCGTTGAGCTACTCGCTCGTCGTTCCCGTTCCGGGTGGCGAGGGGCTCGAACCCGCACCGTTCGAGGATACCTACGACCTCGGCCTCACGGGGACCGACATCCGGGAGGCCGACGAGCGCGGGCTGTCGGTCCCGCGAGTCGAGGCGTACTACTCCGGCTTCGAGTACGTGGTCGGATTCAACGGGATCGGGTCGTACGTCGCCGAGCAGTCTCGCACGGGCCACCAGCGGCAGTTCGGCCGGACGGTGGCCGTCTTCGTCTCGGACTACACCGACACGAACGCCACGCTCACCGACGAGGGGTATCTGCAGACGACGCGATACGCGGGGTTCGTTCCGGCCGACGGGACGTTCGTCGTCGTGGACAGCCGTGCGCGCCTCCCGAGCGGACGGATCGCTGTCCCCTTCTCCGAGCGCGCGGCCGCCGAGTCGTTCGCCGACGAGTACGGCGGTCGGGTCGTCCCGTGGTCCGAGGTTGCATCGGCAGCCGACCCCGGGAACCCGCTGACGCGGGAGCGGTTCCGGTCGGCCGTCGAGAACCGCTCGACCTGGGCGGACGACACCGTCGCGTCCGCGCGGTCGCTCCGTGACCGTCCGACCGCGGTCGTCGTCGGGCGGGATGCGCCGACGATCGAGGCGGCCGTCGCCGAAGCGCCGCCGAACACTACCGTCGAGGTGCCAGCTGGCACGTATCGGACCGACGGCCTCGCGGTCAACAAATCCGTGACCATCGAGGGAGTCGGCCCGGCGACCCACATCCGCGGCGACGGGAACGGGACCGTCGTCCGGATCAACGCCGACCGCGTCGGCCTCGTGGACCTGCGGATAGACGGAGTCGGCGACGTCGGGAGCAGGCGGGCCGAGCTCAACGAGTCCCAGCTCGAGGACCTCGGCTGGTCCGAGAACGTCGAGCTGGCGTACGGCCGCGGGGATGCGGCGGTCGCGCTGTCCGCGGCGAATCGCTCGCTCGTCGAGGACGTCGCCATCGACACTCCAGCGTCCGGGATCATCGTCCTCCACAGTCGAGGCACGGTGATCCGGGACGTGGACCTGAACCTGAGCGGCGGCACCGAGGCGGGGTTCATGGGTCTGGTTGCGATGTACGACGAGATCGTCGTCGAGGACAGCCGGTTCCGGGGTGGACGTGACGGCATCTACACCCACCGCAGCGACGGCATCGTCGTGCGCGACAACGAGTTTTCCGGGGGCCGCTTCGGCGTCCACGAGATGTACACGTCCGGCAGCCTCGTGCGGAACAACACCGTTCGCGACGAGCGGACCGGGATCATCATCATGACGCGTCCCACCGGGAACCTCGTGGTCGGGAACGACGTCCGGGACTCCGAGATCGGCCTCTCGGTCGCGGGGTCGAACTCCTACTACGCCGGGAACGTTCTCGCGGACAACGGTCGCGGCCTCGACGTGCTCGGCAGACAGTCGCTGATCGAGCGCAACACGATCGTCGCAAACGGGATCGGGATCCGGAGCGGGTCGGGGCTGCCGACGAACCTCGTCACCGACAACGACATCGTCGACAATCGACAGGCCGTGACGGCCGGCCGCGGCCCCCTCCGCGTGTGGACCGTCACGGGTGCTGGGAACTACTGGGGCCCGATGCCGAGCGCGGACGGGGACGGCGACGGGATGTACGATCGAACCTACAGGCCTACGGGCGGTGTCGACCGCCTGCTTCAGGACACGGCGGGGTCGTGGACGCTCGCGCGGTCCCCCGCGATCGGCCTCGAACGCGGCGTGGAGGACAGCGTCCCCGGGTTGCGTTCGACCGGGGTCATCGACACGGCGCCGCGAGTGCGGCCGGCCCGCCCCGACGTGCTGACGACGGTCCGCGGGACGACCAACGCGACGGCCGGGGGGGGGGACGCATGA
- a CDS encoding DUF7312 domain-containing protein, which yields MADDSASGRDTGTDDPGPDGWADDDPGPGDPASESPDDAEAEEWKFELDEVDDEGIVDEREAIEPGTPSLENAAFVVLGALVTVGIIVRVVMVFAP from the coding sequence ATGGCTGACGACTCCGCGTCCGGGCGCGACACCGGGACCGACGACCCGGGTCCCGACGGGTGGGCCGACGACGACCCAGGGCCCGGCGACCCGGCGAGCGAATCCCCCGACGACGCCGAGGCCGAGGAGTGGAAGTTCGAACTGGACGAGGTCGACGATGAGGGGATCGTCGACGAGCGCGAGGCGATCGAACCCGGCACGCCATCGCTGGAGAACGCCGCCTTCGTCGTGCTCGGCGCGCTCGTGACGGTCGGCATCATCGTCCGCGTGGTGATGGTTTTCGCCCCCTGA
- the metG gene encoding methionine--tRNA ligase: MSHEDFPTEDPAVVTCGLPYANGDLHIGHLRTYVGGDAFARSLEKLGQETAFVSGSDMHGTPIVVNAEQEGVDPEDFALDWHEQYAETFPEFAVDFDNYGHTHDETNTELTLDIVEKLDEAGYVYEKEIKVAWDPEDDQPLPDRYVEGTCPYCGETARGDECDEGCGRHLEPGEIEDPVSTITGNPAEYRDRTHKFFRVSELSDYLSGFLDRLEGTDNARNQPRQWIEDGLQDWCITRDLDWGIDYPDVSASDEDAEARGTESRAEDDLVLYVWVDAPIEYVASTKQYSERVGRDEYDWEQAWKESGEIVHVIGRDIIQHHTIFWPAMLHVAEYQEPRSVMASGFMTLNGDGFSTSRNRAVWAREYLDEGFHEDLLRYYLATNGGFQQDVDFSWEKFQDRVNGELVGTVGNFWYRSMLFAHRNYGGTPDADLSGEVRERVEDAVDEFRAAVNDYSPREASEAAVDLARFGNEYIQRNEPWKLVDDAPDEAAQVIRDCVQIAKAVGVLMEPFTPGKAQALWEQLGEDGDVSEATVEAALEPPADEFAEPTELFDGIEDERVAELNEKLEARVAEATESDEGQADEADGEMSDADIEIEPLADDRIGFEEFQELDMRVGRIETAEGIEGADELVRLEVDVGPETRQIVAGLKQLHDVDALPGTNVVVLVNLEQAELFGVESNGMVLAAGEQADLLTTHEDAEPGTKIR, translated from the coding sequence ATGAGCCACGAGGACTTCCCCACCGAGGACCCCGCGGTGGTGACCTGCGGGCTGCCGTACGCCAACGGCGACCTGCACATCGGCCACCTGCGGACGTACGTCGGGGGCGACGCCTTTGCGCGCTCCCTCGAAAAGCTCGGCCAGGAGACCGCCTTCGTCAGCGGGTCGGACATGCACGGCACGCCGATCGTCGTCAACGCCGAGCAGGAGGGCGTCGACCCCGAGGACTTCGCGCTGGACTGGCACGAGCAGTACGCCGAGACGTTCCCCGAGTTCGCCGTCGACTTCGACAACTACGGCCACACCCACGACGAGACGAACACGGAGCTGACCCTCGACATCGTCGAGAAGCTCGACGAGGCGGGGTACGTGTACGAGAAGGAGATCAAGGTCGCGTGGGACCCCGAGGACGACCAGCCCCTCCCCGACCGCTACGTCGAGGGGACCTGCCCGTACTGCGGCGAGACCGCCCGCGGCGACGAGTGCGACGAGGGCTGTGGCCGCCACCTCGAACCCGGCGAGATCGAGGACCCCGTCAGCACGATCACCGGCAACCCGGCGGAGTACCGCGACCGGACGCACAAGTTCTTCCGCGTCTCGGAGCTGTCGGACTACCTCTCGGGCTTCCTCGACCGACTGGAGGGCACCGACAACGCCCGCAACCAGCCCCGGCAGTGGATCGAAGACGGCCTGCAGGACTGGTGTATCACCCGCGACCTCGACTGGGGGATCGACTACCCGGACGTCTCCGCGTCCGACGAGGACGCGGAGGCCCGCGGGACGGAGTCCCGCGCTGAAGACGATCTGGTGCTGTACGTCTGGGTCGACGCGCCCATCGAGTACGTCGCCTCGACCAAGCAGTACAGCGAGCGCGTCGGGCGCGACGAGTACGACTGGGAGCAGGCCTGGAAGGAGTCGGGCGAGATCGTCCACGTCATCGGCCGCGACATCATCCAGCACCACACGATCTTCTGGCCCGCGATGCTCCACGTCGCGGAGTACCAGGAGCCGCGGTCGGTGATGGCCAGCGGCTTCATGACGCTGAACGGCGACGGCTTCTCCACCTCGCGGAACCGCGCCGTGTGGGCGCGGGAGTATCTCGACGAGGGGTTCCACGAGGACCTCCTGCGGTACTACCTCGCGACCAACGGCGGGTTCCAGCAGGACGTGGACTTCTCCTGGGAGAAGTTCCAGGACCGCGTCAACGGCGAACTCGTCGGCACCGTCGGCAACTTCTGGTACCGGAGCATGCTGTTTGCCCACCGGAACTACGGCGGTACGCCCGACGCCGACCTCTCCGGCGAGGTCCGGGAGCGTGTCGAGGACGCCGTCGACGAGTTCCGCGCGGCGGTCAACGACTACTCGCCGCGCGAGGCCAGCGAGGCCGCGGTCGACCTGGCGCGCTTTGGCAACGAGTACATCCAGCGCAACGAGCCCTGGAAGCTCGTCGACGACGCGCCCGACGAGGCCGCGCAGGTGATCCGCGACTGCGTCCAGATCGCCAAGGCCGTCGGCGTCCTCATGGAGCCGTTCACGCCCGGCAAGGCCCAGGCCCTCTGGGAGCAGCTCGGCGAGGACGGCGACGTGAGCGAGGCCACCGTCGAGGCGGCGCTCGAACCGCCGGCCGACGAGTTCGCGGAGCCGACGGAGCTGTTCGACGGGATCGAGGACGAGCGCGTCGCCGAACTGAACGAGAAGCTCGAGGCCCGCGTCGCGGAAGCGACCGAAAGCGACGAGGGGCAGGCCGACGAAGCCGACGGCGAGATGAGCGACGCCGACATCGAGATCGAGCCGCTTGCCGACGACCGCATCGGGTTCGAGGAGTTCCAGGAACTCGACATGCGCGTCGGCCGCATCGAGACCGCCGAGGGGATCGAGGGCGCGGACGAACTCGTCCGACTGGAGGTCGACGTTGGCCCGGAGACCCGCCAGATCGTCGCGGGGCTGAAACAGCTCCACGACGTGGACGCGCTCCCCGGGACGAACGTGGTCGTCCTCGTCAACCTGGAGCAGGCCGAACTGTTCGGCGTCGAGAGCAACGGGATGGTGCTCGCGGCGGGCGAGCAGGCGGACCTGCTCACGACCCACGAGGACGCCGAACCCGGCACAAAGATCAGGTAG